One genomic region from Granulimonas faecalis encodes:
- a CDS encoding cysteine desulfurase family protein: MDRRFVYLDYAASAPLRPEAVAARSAYEAEPWACANPSSLHTLGREAQAALEGARRTVAACLGCGFRPMDVSFCGGGTEANNLGVVGLAEGARERDPGRRRVVLSAVEHDSVIDLASPLKARGFSVDVASPDPSGAVGPDRVAPLLGDDVALVCLMAANNETGVVQPVPAVAEAAKASGALVFVDAIQAFGRIPLGLSPVDGVSIAGHKIGAPQGTAALAVRGGVPYRNQEFGGGQEGGRRPGTPDVAGAVALAAVSELCVGAIPEVRPAVAALARGVYGRLCAPGTGIRPTAGAEVGDDRLPGIVSVVVEGVESETLILALDAAGFEVSAGSACSSGSLDPSHVLTAMGIPRDLALGSLRVSFDERVDPADLDAFCDELLAVVARWR; the protein is encoded by the coding sequence ATGGACCGTCGATTCGTCTACCTCGACTACGCGGCCTCGGCGCCCCTACGGCCCGAGGCAGTGGCCGCCCGCTCCGCCTACGAGGCCGAGCCCTGGGCATGCGCCAACCCGAGCTCCCTCCACACCCTCGGCCGCGAGGCCCAGGCGGCTCTCGAGGGCGCGCGGCGCACCGTGGCCGCGTGCCTGGGGTGCGGGTTCCGCCCCATGGACGTCTCGTTCTGCGGGGGCGGCACCGAGGCCAACAACCTCGGGGTCGTCGGCCTCGCCGAGGGCGCCCGCGAGCGCGACCCCGGGCGGCGCCGCGTGGTGCTGAGCGCCGTGGAGCACGACTCCGTCATCGATCTCGCCTCGCCCCTCAAGGCTCGGGGCTTCTCCGTGGACGTGGCCTCGCCCGACCCCTCGGGCGCCGTGGGCCCCGACCGCGTGGCCCCGCTCCTGGGCGACGACGTGGCCCTCGTCTGCCTCATGGCCGCCAACAACGAGACGGGCGTCGTGCAACCCGTGCCCGCCGTCGCCGAGGCCGCCAAGGCCTCGGGCGCCCTCGTGTTCGTGGACGCCATCCAGGCGTTCGGCCGCATCCCGCTCGGGCTCTCCCCCGTGGACGGGGTCTCGATCGCCGGCCACAAGATCGGCGCCCCCCAGGGCACCGCGGCCCTGGCCGTGCGCGGCGGGGTACCCTACCGCAACCAGGAGTTCGGCGGCGGTCAGGAGGGCGGCCGGCGCCCCGGGACCCCCGACGTCGCCGGCGCCGTGGCCCTCGCAGCGGTCTCCGAGCTCTGCGTGGGCGCCATCCCCGAGGTGCGCCCCGCGGTGGCAGCCCTCGCCCGGGGGGTCTACGGGCGCCTCTGCGCGCCGGGCACGGGCATCCGGCCCACGGCCGGCGCCGAGGTGGGGGACGACCGCCTGCCCGGCATCGTGTCGGTGGTGGTGGAGGGCGTGGAGTCCGAGACCCTCATCCTCGCCCTCGACGCCGCGGGCTTCGAGGTGTCGGCCGGCTCCGCCTGCAGCTCCGGCTCCCTCGACCCGAGCCACGTGCTCACGGCCATGGGCATCCCGCGCGACCTCGCCCTGGGGTCGCTGCGCGTCTCGTTCGACGAGCGCGTGGACCCGGCCGACCTCGACGCCTTCTGCGACGAGCTCCTGGCCGTCGTCGCGCGCTGGCGCTAG
- the mnmA gene encoding tRNA 2-thiouridine(34) synthase MnmA, with translation MRVLVGLSGGVDSSATVARLLARGHEVVAATLVMARGGVPVPPDDAMARARALCASLGVEHHAVDVSDAFERRVCAPFAEAYAAGITPSPCVACNRSVKVASLLDLADSLGCDRVATGHYVRLVAGDDGVTHVARAEDRSKDQSYYLCELSPAQVARLLAPLSGATKSEVRAEARAASLPAADAPDSMGVCFAPGGDYRAFLRGRRPDAFEPGDIVDEEGRVLGRHGGIAGFTVGQRKGLNIRTGGGPWFVSSVDPATRQVRVGTGVRPLRASFPLTGVVLGHDPAWYRGRDLLVQTHHRGRPEPATVTVTAPGEALVGLAGPGTLAAPGQTCAVYDGDTVVAGGTIA, from the coding sequence GTGAGGGTTCTCGTGGGCCTGTCGGGAGGGGTGGACTCCTCCGCTACGGTGGCCCGGCTCCTGGCCCGGGGCCACGAGGTCGTGGCCGCGACGCTCGTCATGGCCCGCGGGGGCGTCCCCGTTCCGCCCGACGACGCCATGGCCCGCGCCCGGGCCCTCTGCGCCTCGCTCGGCGTGGAGCACCACGCCGTGGACGTCTCCGACGCCTTCGAGCGGCGGGTGTGCGCCCCCTTCGCCGAGGCCTACGCGGCGGGGATTACGCCGAGCCCCTGCGTGGCCTGCAACCGCTCCGTGAAGGTGGCCTCCCTCCTCGACCTCGCCGACTCCCTCGGCTGCGACCGGGTGGCCACGGGCCACTACGTCAGGCTCGTGGCGGGCGACGACGGCGTCACCCACGTGGCCCGGGCCGAGGACCGCTCCAAGGACCAGAGCTACTACCTCTGCGAGCTGTCCCCGGCACAGGTGGCCCGGCTCCTTGCGCCCCTCTCGGGCGCCACGAAGTCCGAGGTCAGGGCGGAGGCCCGCGCCGCCTCCCTGCCCGCCGCCGACGCCCCCGACTCCATGGGTGTGTGCTTCGCCCCCGGCGGTGACTACCGTGCGTTCCTCCGGGGGCGGCGCCCCGACGCCTTCGAGCCCGGGGACATCGTGGACGAGGAGGGGCGCGTGCTCGGCCGCCACGGTGGCATCGCCGGGTTCACCGTGGGCCAGCGCAAGGGGCTGAACATCCGCACCGGCGGCGGCCCGTGGTTCGTCTCGTCCGTGGACCCGGCCACCCGCCAGGTCCGCGTGGGCACGGGCGTGCGCCCGCTCAGGGCGTCGTTCCCACTCACCGGGGTCGTCCTCGGCCACGACCCGGCGTGGTACCGGGGGCGCGACCTCCTCGTGCAGACCCACCACCGCGGCCGCCCGGAGCCGGCGACCGTCACCGTCACCGCCCCCGGCGAGGCCCTCGTGGGGCTCGCCGGCCCCGGCACCCTCGCGGCCCCGGGCCAGACCTGCGCCGTCTACGACGGCGACACCGTGGTCGCCGGGGGTACCATAGCCTGA
- a CDS encoding Nif3-like dinuclear metal center hexameric protein: MLVSDIEAMLFSVFPRDLAEPWDRVGLSVGDPSAGVTGVACALDPLPDTLARAAAQGCNVLVTHHPAFLEAPGTVTPSVATSSLGGSLVWEAARLGVSLIAMHTNLDRSAAALAVPTRLTNLHAVGRLEEPDGFGAVLDGEGLTAAELAERFGEAYGCPPTLYGDPDAPCTRVGFCSGSLGDLWETAVAQGCQAVVTGELGYHRVLAAVEAGCAVILLGHDVSELPYARLLAASVAERQDSVPVVTLAEEAHWRICLDPRSIGR, encoded by the coding sequence GTGCTCGTTTCCGACATCGAGGCCATGCTCTTCAGCGTTTTCCCCCGCGACCTCGCCGAGCCCTGGGACCGCGTGGGCCTCTCCGTAGGCGACCCTTCCGCCGGGGTCACCGGCGTGGCCTGCGCGCTCGACCCGCTGCCCGACACCCTGGCCCGCGCCGCGGCGCAGGGCTGCAACGTCCTCGTGACCCACCACCCGGCCTTCCTCGAGGCCCCCGGCACCGTCACGCCGTCCGTCGCCACGTCGTCGCTCGGCGGCAGCCTCGTGTGGGAGGCCGCGCGCCTGGGCGTCTCGCTCATCGCCATGCACACGAACCTCGACCGCTCCGCGGCCGCGCTGGCGGTGCCCACGCGCCTCACCAACCTGCATGCGGTCGGCAGGCTGGAGGAGCCCGACGGCTTCGGCGCCGTCCTCGACGGCGAAGGCCTCACGGCGGCGGAGCTCGCCGAGCGCTTCGGCGAGGCCTACGGCTGCCCGCCCACGCTCTACGGCGACCCGGACGCCCCCTGCACGCGGGTGGGGTTCTGCTCTGGGTCTCTCGGCGACCTCTGGGAGACCGCCGTGGCCCAGGGCTGCCAGGCCGTGGTCACGGGGGAGCTCGGCTACCATCGGGTGCTGGCCGCCGTGGAGGCCGGGTGCGCGGTTATACTGTTGGGGCACGACGTGTCGGAGCTGCCCTACGCCCGCCTGCTGGCAGCCAGTGTCGCCGAGCGCCAGGACTCGGTGCCCGTGGTGACCCTGGCGGAGGAGGCACACTGGCGCATCTGCCTCGACCCACGTTCCATAGGCCGATGA
- a CDS encoding zinc ribbon domain-containing protein, translated as MTDADALRRLQEIDLELLRISKEGRELPQRAKIDAAKAARKKVDGELTKIVGQRKDLEIELNDLGHRRRDCERQLDEISASQDGASDYRAAADLEARLTTIAKKLERIDFESDAVTERLITAERAEKNARGLQERLDTETASLAASAKEALLALRDRQEALTRERESISGSLPPELQLRYIKARKRFGTVAVETLDGNKPSACRVTLQPSQYSDLKRRAQPVDECPYCHRILITDFS; from the coding sequence ATGACCGACGCCGACGCCCTGCGACGACTCCAAGAGATCGACCTCGAGCTCCTCCGCATCTCCAAGGAGGGCAGGGAGCTGCCCCAGCGGGCCAAGATCGATGCCGCCAAGGCCGCCCGCAAGAAGGTGGACGGCGAGCTCACCAAGATCGTGGGCCAGCGCAAGGACCTCGAGATCGAGCTCAACGACCTCGGGCACCGGCGCCGGGACTGCGAGCGCCAGCTCGACGAGATCTCGGCCTCCCAGGACGGCGCCTCCGACTACCGCGCCGCGGCCGACCTCGAGGCGCGCCTCACCACGATCGCCAAGAAGCTCGAGCGCATCGACTTCGAGTCTGACGCCGTGACCGAGCGCCTCATCACCGCCGAGCGCGCCGAGAAGAACGCCCGCGGCCTCCAGGAGCGCCTGGACACCGAGACCGCGTCGCTCGCCGCCTCCGCCAAGGAGGCCCTGCTCGCCCTGCGCGACCGCCAGGAGGCCCTGACCCGCGAGCGTGAGTCGATCTCCGGCTCGCTGCCGCCCGAGCTGCAGCTCCGCTACATCAAGGCGAGAAAGCGCTTCGGCACCGTGGCCGTAGAGACCCTGGACGGCAATAAGCCCTCGGCCTGCCGCGTCACGCTGCAGCCGTCGCAGTACTCCGACCTCAAGCGCCGCGCCCAGCCGGTGGACGAGTGCCCCTACTGCCACCGCATCCTGATCACCGACTTCTCCTGA
- the coaBC gene encoding bifunctional phosphopantothenoylcysteine decarboxylase/phosphopantothenate--cysteine ligase CoaBC, with amino-acid sequence MNVVLGVTGCIAAYKAAEVCRGLQKAGCEVRVAMTEAATRFVGTATFEGLTSVPVARNVFDWPPSPIPHIDLGEWADAFLVCPCTADVLAKLACGIADDCLTSAALATTAPVLVAPAMNVHMWQNPATQANVATLRSRGAGVVMPVSGRLACGDVGEGKLAPVDDVVAAVLALRDRPLAGTCVLVTAGPTHEAIDPVRYIANASSGKMGYAVAAEAARRGAEVCLVSGPTSLPCPAGVTRVDVVSAADMRDAVMARAPWADVAVCAAAVADYTPAAPADHKLKKAEGRLGSVELVETADILAGLAASGEVGYVVGFAAETRDLLDNARAKLTSKGVDLLVANDVSRPDSAFGSDTDHVWLVDDAGAEELDTLTKAEVAADIWDRVQADLGREGGAA; translated from the coding sequence ATGAACGTTGTTCTTGGCGTCACCGGCTGCATAGCCGCCTACAAGGCCGCCGAGGTGTGCCGCGGCCTGCAGAAGGCGGGCTGCGAGGTGCGGGTGGCCATGACCGAGGCCGCCACGCGCTTCGTGGGGACCGCCACCTTCGAGGGGCTCACCTCCGTGCCCGTGGCCAGGAACGTCTTCGACTGGCCCCCCTCTCCCATCCCGCACATCGATCTCGGCGAGTGGGCCGACGCCTTCCTCGTGTGCCCCTGCACGGCCGACGTCCTCGCCAAGCTCGCCTGCGGCATCGCGGACGACTGCCTCACCTCGGCGGCCCTCGCCACCACGGCCCCCGTGCTCGTGGCCCCGGCCATGAACGTGCATATGTGGCAGAACCCGGCCACCCAGGCCAACGTCGCCACGCTGCGCTCCCGGGGCGCAGGGGTGGTCATGCCGGTCTCGGGCCGTCTGGCCTGCGGCGACGTGGGGGAGGGCAAGCTCGCTCCCGTGGACGACGTCGTGGCCGCCGTGCTCGCGCTCCGCGACCGCCCCCTCGCCGGGACCTGCGTGCTCGTCACCGCCGGGCCCACCCACGAGGCCATCGACCCCGTGCGCTACATCGCCAACGCCTCGTCGGGCAAGATGGGTTACGCCGTGGCGGCCGAGGCCGCGCGCCGCGGCGCCGAGGTGTGCCTGGTCTCAGGTCCCACGTCGCTTCCCTGCCCGGCGGGCGTGACGCGCGTCGACGTGGTCTCCGCGGCCGACATGCGCGACGCCGTCATGGCACGCGCCCCCTGGGCCGACGTCGCCGTGTGCGCCGCCGCCGTGGCGGACTACACCCCCGCCGCCCCAGCCGACCACAAGCTCAAGAAGGCCGAGGGGCGCCTCGGCTCGGTGGAGCTCGTGGAGACGGCCGACATCCTGGCCGGCCTCGCGGCGTCCGGGGAGGTGGGCTACGTGGTGGGCTTCGCCGCCGAGACCCGCGACCTCCTCGACAACGCCCGGGCCAAGCTCACCTCCAAGGGTGTGGACCTCCTCGTGGCCAACGACGTTTCCCGGCCCGACTCCGCCTTCGGCTCCGACACCGACCACGTGTGGCTCGTGGACGACGCCGGCGCCGAGGAGCTCGACACCCTGACCAAGGCCGAGGTGGCCGCGGACATCTGGGACCGCGTCCAGGCCGACCTCGGCCGCGAGGGGGGTGCCGCGTGA